In Actinomadura citrea, a single window of DNA contains:
- a CDS encoding phosphotriesterase family protein, with protein sequence MRIRTVLGDIAPGDLGVCDAHDHLFLRSPRLPGEELDDPAAAAAQLRAFAALGGRAVAQWTPHGMGRRIDDLADVSRATGVHVIAATGLHQAAHYDAALLERLQPDVLFADELTRGRAGMIKVATAFHGLDAHARRVMTAAAGASNATGAPIGVHLEQGTSALDVLDLLCGALGVPPDRVILGHLNRSPDPWVHHRAAESGAYLAFDGPSRTHHATDWHLFASLTALAEAGHTDRLLIGGDTTTASARAELGVPHTLRALRPRVERQLGREAATAIFTTNPARAFAAPWP encoded by the coding sequence GTGAGGATCAGGACGGTCCTCGGCGACATCGCCCCCGGCGACCTCGGCGTCTGCGACGCCCACGACCACCTCTTCCTCCGCTCGCCCCGGCTGCCGGGCGAGGAGCTCGACGACCCCGCCGCGGCCGCCGCCCAGCTCCGCGCCTTCGCCGCGCTCGGCGGCCGGGCGGTCGCCCAGTGGACGCCCCACGGGATGGGACGCCGCATCGACGACCTCGCGGACGTCTCGCGCGCCACCGGCGTCCACGTCATCGCCGCCACCGGCCTGCACCAGGCCGCCCACTACGACGCCGCCCTGCTGGAACGCCTCCAGCCGGACGTCCTGTTCGCCGACGAGCTGACCCGCGGCCGGGCGGGCATGATCAAGGTCGCCACCGCCTTCCACGGCCTGGACGCCCACGCCCGGCGCGTCATGACCGCGGCGGCCGGGGCGTCGAACGCGACCGGCGCCCCCATCGGCGTCCACCTGGAGCAGGGGACGTCGGCCCTCGACGTCCTCGACCTGCTCTGCGGGGCCCTCGGCGTGCCGCCGGACCGGGTGATCCTCGGGCACCTCAACCGCTCTCCCGACCCGTGGGTCCACCACCGCGCCGCGGAATCGGGCGCCTACCTGGCGTTCGACGGCCCGTCCCGCACCCACCACGCCACCGACTGGCACCTGTTCGCCTCGCTCACCGCGCTCGCGGAAGCCGGACACACCGACCGGCTCCTGATCGGAGGCGACACGACGACGGCGAGCGCCCGCGCGGAGCTGGGCGTCCCCCACACGCTCCGGGCACTGCGCCCGCGCGTCGAACGGCAACTGGGCCGCGAGGCGGCGACGGCCATCTTCACCACGAACCCGGCCAGGGCGTTCGCCGCTCCCTGGCCCTAG
- a CDS encoding carboxymuconolactone decarboxylase family protein, which translates to MPLAEHLTRTRLDRDAAYRLLDVLQDEATQNAALPGLDDLAPGFADWIVTSLFGGTYQREGLSLRDRQLLNLAALTAMGGVDPQLTGHVTTCLRLGMAREEIVEALVHLAPYLGVPKVLAGLRVVAAAL; encoded by the coding sequence ATGCCGCTCGCCGAGCACCTGACCCGCACCCGCCTCGACCGGGACGCGGCCTACCGGCTGCTGGACGTCCTCCAGGACGAGGCCACCCAGAACGCCGCCCTTCCCGGCCTCGACGACCTCGCGCCGGGCTTCGCCGACTGGATCGTCACGAGCCTGTTCGGCGGCACCTACCAGCGCGAGGGCCTGTCCCTGCGCGACCGGCAGCTGCTCAACCTCGCCGCCCTCACCGCGATGGGCGGCGTGGACCCGCAGCTCACCGGGCACGTGACGACCTGCCTCCGGCTCGGCATGGCCCGCGAGGAGATCGTCGAGGCGCTCGTCCACCTCGCGCCCTACCTCGGCGTCCCGAAGGTCCTCGCCGGCCTGCGCGTGGTGGCGGCGGCGCTGTGA
- a CDS encoding CGNR zinc finger domain-containing protein gives MKDDPPAFRLDCGATWLNLLATRGRAFGARSVERLPDPGRFAEWLDLCELAPVRPPDRHDLDRALLLRELLRPIALATVDGRPPDGDDVRSLAGYLAEEDPVDLSVGGRITRSAPPTAGAALGRIARQAVDHLTGPGRSDLKVCPEDDCRGVFVDTAGRRRWCPSPACASRGRVRALRARRAAEAKNPNA, from the coding sequence ATGAAGGACGATCCGCCGGCGTTCCGGCTCGACTGCGGTGCGACCTGGCTGAACCTGCTCGCCACGCGCGGCCGCGCCTTCGGCGCGCGGTCGGTCGAGCGCCTTCCCGATCCCGGCCGGTTCGCCGAGTGGCTGGACCTCTGCGAGCTCGCTCCCGTCCGGCCGCCCGACCGGCACGATCTGGACAGGGCCCTCCTCCTGCGCGAACTGCTCCGTCCCATCGCCCTCGCGACCGTGGACGGGCGTCCGCCGGACGGGGACGACGTGCGGAGCCTCGCCGGCTACCTCGCCGAGGAGGACCCGGTCGACCTGTCGGTCGGCGGACGGATCACGAGGTCCGCGCCCCCGACCGCCGGGGCGGCGCTGGGGCGCATCGCGCGGCAGGCCGTCGACCATCTGACCGGCCCTGGACGGAGCGACCTCAAGGTCTGCCCCGAGGACGACTGCCGCGGCGTCTTCGTCGACACGGCCGGCCGTCGCCGCTGGTGCCCGTCCCCTGCCTGCGCCAGCCGCGGCCGGGTACGCGCCCTGCGCGCGCGCCGCGCGGCCGAGGCGAAGAACCCGAACGCCTAG
- a CDS encoding SDR family NAD(P)-dependent oxidoreductase has product MDLRLAGRVAIVTGASKGIGAAVTRTLLDEGARVVAVSRKPGGELDALAGPNLLHVPADLMDADAPAQVVARAVEEFGRLDVLVNNAGGPPPGATLPRFGFLTPSDDDWREMFEFNLFAVVRSVRAAMPHLLESDAASIVNVSSGNGRRPGPMNYDYNAAKAALNNLTKGLSEEFAPQGVRVNSVSPGPVRTPWWTDEGGAADIIAGAMGSDRDAVLDGGAAEMMSLTTGRLATPQEVADVIVLLASPRSASTTGADFAVDSGFLKEV; this is encoded by the coding sequence ATGGACCTGAGGCTTGCCGGGCGCGTCGCGATCGTCACCGGGGCGTCGAAGGGGATCGGGGCGGCCGTCACGCGGACGCTGCTGGACGAGGGCGCCCGCGTGGTGGCCGTGTCCCGCAAGCCCGGCGGGGAGCTGGACGCGCTCGCCGGTCCGAACCTGCTGCACGTGCCCGCCGACCTGATGGACGCCGACGCCCCGGCGCAGGTCGTGGCGCGGGCCGTGGAGGAGTTCGGCCGGCTCGACGTCCTGGTCAACAACGCGGGCGGGCCGCCGCCCGGCGCGACGCTCCCCCGGTTCGGATTCCTGACCCCGTCCGACGACGACTGGCGCGAGATGTTCGAGTTCAACCTGTTCGCGGTGGTCCGCTCGGTGCGGGCCGCGATGCCGCACCTGCTGGAGAGCGACGCGGCGTCGATAGTGAACGTCTCGTCGGGGAACGGGCGGCGCCCCGGGCCGATGAACTACGACTACAACGCGGCGAAGGCGGCGCTGAACAACCTGACGAAGGGGCTGTCGGAGGAGTTCGCGCCGCAGGGCGTCCGGGTCAACTCGGTGTCGCCCGGTCCGGTCCGGACGCCGTGGTGGACGGACGAGGGCGGCGCCGCCGACATCATCGCCGGGGCGATGGGCTCCGACCGCGACGCGGTGCTGGACGGCGGCGCGGCCGAGATGATGAGCCTCACGACCGGGCGTCTCGCGACGCCGCAGGAGGTCGCGGACGTGATCGTGCTGCTGGCCTCGCCGCGGTCGGCGAGCACGACGGGGGCCGACTTCGCCGTCGACTCCGGCTTCCTCAAGGAGGTCTGA